GTCCGTACTCCAAAGCTACCCATGGGAATATCAACTTGGAGATCAATGTAGCCGTATAAGCAGGTAGTAAATTACAATCAATGCGGAGCACTTAAGAGCAAGTACTCTGCATTTTATTTGAACAACATGCGCAAGATCAGTTCCCTGCGCTCGGAGATGAGCTTAGCAAATTGCTGTTCATCCATCGCGAAAAATTGCCGGTATATGGGCGACATCATAATTGGGTAGGATAGTAATGAGAAAAGGTTGATCAGGAAATGTTTAGGATCTGTTTTTTCGATCGTCCCCAACTGCATTTCTTTTTCAATTTCACTCAGAAAGGACGATACCGGGCCTTCATCAATTTTAGTTACCAAGTTTTGCCCGGCAGTGTTAATCTCGGTAACCAAGAACACTTCCTGAAAAGGGTATTCCATCATATCTTTTGTAAACACGTCGATCAACTCCTTTATTTTTTTTCTGAAAGGCATGTTAGACGACATTACTTCTCCCAATCGCAGGCTCAAGGCTTGCATAGATTCAGCGAAGACCAAAGCGATCAACTGATCCCTTGTTCTGAAATAATAATGTACAGCCGACCTGTTCATTCCTGCAGCATCAGCGATGTCCTGCGTGGTGGCGTGCAATTTTCCTTCTTTAAAAAATAGTTTTTTTGCGGTCGATTTAATAAGCTCTTCAGTTCCTGTATCTTTTGCTGGCATTATATTTTATCGTACTTTTTAAGTTCTATCATTTTATCTACGGCAATTTCCTTTACAAAATACGCGTCGTGTGAGATCAATAACAAAGTTCCTTCGAAATCCTTAACCGCGGCTGTCAATACTTCCATGCTTTTAATATCCAGGTTATTGGTCGGCTCATCCAGGATCAACATATCAGGCGCATGATCGGATACGGATAAGCAGCATAATGCCAACTTCATTTTTTCACCACCACTTAACACACCGCTCCTTTTGTTCCAGGCATTACGATCAAACTGAGCATATATCAGCAACGACCTCAGTTCGTGCTCCTGCAATTGCCGGCTGTCAAAATCCTGTAACTGTTCAAAAACGCTTTTCTCAGGATCGAGTATGGTGTAATCCTGGTCGAGGTACAAATAATTAAAATTCGCCCGTTCCAGTCGTCCGTCCGTTGGTTGCAGCATGCCAGTAACGATCTTAAGTAAAGTTGTCTTTCCTGCACCATTGGCACCTTTGATGTGCACGCGGTCGCCCGAACGTATTTGAAACGTCAGCGCATCCCATAAAGGATGCCTGTCAAATGCATAAGTGATCTCTTTTGCGTCAACCAACACTTTGCCTTTATGCATTCCTGACGAGGTAATATCTATTTTGAGAACCTGATATTGTTGAATTTGACTGCGTATTTGCCTGATGTTATCGCTGATATGGTTTAGCTTTTCGTTTTGCGCGTTCAAGGCCTTTGCTGTACTGCCTTGAGCCTGGCTTCTCAGTCCACCCGCAATGATGCGGGGCAGCGATCCGGATTTGCCTTCTGCCTTGCCTCGGCTCTCCATCCGCTGCCGTTTTTCTGCAACTTCTCTTGCTTGTGCCTGGCTTTGCTTCATGGTTTTGGTCTGCTCATGCAGGTCATTTTCCAGGGCATTCAACTTTAGATATTTTTGTGCCTGGTAGAAATTAAAGTTGCCGCCGTAAACCTCTGCCTTAGAAAAACTTAGCTCAAGCGTTAACGGTAACAAGTTAAGCAAAGCACGGTCGTGACTTATTACCACAATTGTCGCCCGGCTATCACTGATCAGCCGGTACAACTGATCGCGGCTGCCTGTATCTAAATGGTTAGAAGGTTCGTCAAGTAAGATGATATCAGGATCATGGAGCGTGATCCCGGCTAAAAAGACTTTAGTCTTTTCACCGCCGCTTAATTCATGCAGTCTTTGTGAAGGCGATAAATGCTCAAGATGCCATTCCGCCATAGCTAAGTGTAATTTATCTTCGATCTCCCAGTCATCGTTCAGGTCATTAAAGTGTTGAATGTCGACACTGCCCTCAGTTATAGCTTTCAGAGCCGCTAATTTCAAGTCGACTGTTAAAGCCCGGGCAATGGTCATCTCATCATATTGTCCTAAATGCTGCGGCACATACCATGGTCTGGCCGGAATGCTCACGTGCCCTGTTGTCGGAGCAATAATACCTGCTACAATTTGCAGTAAGGTAGACTTACCAACGCCATTATTACCTACCAATGCAGCTTTATCACCTTTGTCGATGGAAAATGTAATGTCGCGAAAGAGTTGTGTCCGGTCAGTATGACTATAACTTACGGAGTTGACAATTATGCTCATAAAGATGCAAAAGTATGTCATCTTTTTTGTTCAACAAAATTGTTTAAATAAATTTGATTGAAACGTTCGTATACTGGCTTGTCTAATTCAGGATCGGTTATGTCCGGTTCGCGCCAATATTGGTGGTCTAAAATGAAGCCAAGCTGTAGTTTAGTTAAAAATTACGCAGCATGGTAAGTTCAAAAACACTTAAGAGGCTTTGGCCGATAGCCGGAATATTATTTGTGGGAATCGTTTCCATACAGTTTATGCAGGTTCCGGTGCAAAATGATGAAGTAACACACCCGATCAATGCACCGGAAGAAGTGACCAAAATTTTCAGGAAAGCCTGCTATGACTGTCATTCCAACGAAACGAAACTAAGCTGGTACGATAAGGTAGCTCCGGTATCATGGCTGGTCAATCATGATGTTAAGGAAGCTCGTTCACGCTTCAACTTTTCCACCTTTGACACGCTTAGCGTAACAGATCAGCAAGTGCGTTTATGGGAAATGGTGAACATGGTACTTGCAGGTAAAATGCCGCTGAACACTTATACCACACTACATCCTGGGGCTAAGCTTACGCCGCACGATGTAGAAGTACTAAAAAATTATGTAGTGAGCATCAGCCCGACAAAATACCATGATAGTACGCAGATCAAAAGCGCTGAAGAAGAGCAAAATGTTTTGGGAGAGAGATTAACTGCTTCTGAAAATATACCGGTAGCGCCCAACGGCGTCCGGTTCATCCCGGATTACAAAAACTGGGAGGTGATCAGTACGACCAGCCGCTTTGATAACCATACTATGCGTGTGATATACGGGAACAAAGTAACCGTTAATGCCATCCGAAGCGGGCGTATCAAACCCTTTCCGGATGGTGCAGCAATTGTTAAAGTAGTTTATAACATCATTGAGGAAAGGGATGGTAAAGTTCATCCGGGAGCATTTAATAACATCCAGATCATGATCAAAGATGAAAAGCGTTTCCCTGAGAGTAAAGGCTGGGGATTTGGTAAATTTAATGGTACCGGTCTTAAACCTTACGGTGAAACTGCGGCATTCAACACTGCATGCTACAATTGCCACAAGATAGCTGATGAAACGGGCTATGTGTTCAGCATTCCATTAGAAAATAAAGATCTTAAATAAAATGATAAAAATGAAGACATTTGCAATGTTGCTATGTGTGATTGCCGGATCATACGGATGCGCCAATAATACATCAAATGATGGCCAAAAAAGAATTATTCACAACGCTCATGGCCTGAAAGTGATCACCTCTTTTTCTGACCGTAAACAGCAAACCATTTCCCTTTTGTATGGTAATGCACCCGCCTTACAAAGTGCCAAAACAGGCATACACGATAAGGGAGAGTTATTTGAATTGGTAACATTTAAGCAGGCTGACAATAAATACTGGTATGGCAGTTACATTAATGGTGCGGTTCAAAGTATCGAACGGGTCACTTCATATATTGCAGATAAAAATGACATCGCTTTTAAATATGAGATAACCCAAGGCCATATTTCGGGTAATGCCGGTATAAGAATAAAAAGCATTACCTCGCACCGGGCCTTGCTGTTTCCATAGCAGTTCTGTAACTAGAGCTAAATAAATAGCTTTGTTCATTATCAACCCGTTGGCTGATTAATATAATGTTAATGAAAAGATCACCACTACATATATCACATACCACTATCTGGGTCAGCGCTGTTACCCTTGGTTTGCTTTCATCAGTACCGCAACTGGCCTCTCATAAATTTAATGTTGCCGAGGCGGCGGTCAACGCGGGGATTACCGCTGCCTTTGCCGTGTTGATGTGGTATTTCAATATCTACATGCTATCACGAAAAAAAGATAGTAAACGCGTGCAAAGCATATCTTACACCAAATTGCTTAGTTCGTTGCTATTCGGGCTTGTGATAATGTTCGGATTGGCATGGGTCCAGCAACTGATACTTTCTCATATCAATTTCGGCCCCACCATGCTGATGGTTGAGGTACGGGGCATACTCATCAACCTGGTATTTTATATGTTTTTAAATCTTCTGCAGCAGAACTACGAAAACCAGCATGTCAGTATGGAATTAGACAAGATCAAAAGCGATAACCTGGCAGCTCAGTATGAATTGTTGAAACAGCAGATCAACCCGCACTTTCTATTTAACAGCTTGAATACATTAAAGGCCATGGTAGAAACGGGCGACAAAGAAGCGGTTGACTTTATCCTTAAGCTTTCCAACTTCTACCGCTTTACACTGGAAAGCCGCAAGCTCGACCTGATACATGTGCATGAAGAAATGGAAATTATGAATGCCTACCTCTTTCTGCAAAAAGCCCGCTTTGAGGAAGGTTTGAAATTTACCTCAGCGCTTACCGAAGGTACACTGAAGACCCTGATACCACCATTTACACTGCAACTGTTGATAGAAAATTGCATCAAGCACAATGTTGTTTCCTTAAGCCGCCCTTTACACATCACCATTTACGAAGACGGTGAATACATCATTGTAGAAAATTTATTGCAGGTAAAAAAAGGAGATGTGAGTTCAACAGGTGTCGGACTGAAAAATATAGGTTTACGTTACAGCCACCTGCTTGATAAGAATATTGAGATCACAAACGACGAAAAAACTTTTAAGGTAAAACTGCCACTTATTTATGAACATCATAATCATTGAAGACGAACTGCGGACAGCCCGCTCCCTGGAAACCATTATTAAGGATATCAAGCCAAATGCCCGCATCACCGGCCAATATCAAAGCGTGGAAGACTCGGTTGCGGCGCTTTCAGAGGCTGCACAACCCGATCTGATTTTTATGGATATTCAGCTGGCAGACGGTTTGTCTTTCGAAATATTTAAATTAGTAAGGATCACCTGCCCGGTAGTATTCTGTACGGCATTTGATGAGTATTCACTGGAAGCATTTAAAAGTAATGGCGTAGACTATGTTTTAAAGCCTTTTTCTAAGGATGACATTGAAGAAGCCTTGCGAAAGGTGGATAACCTCAAGAACTTTTTTCAACAGAAAACGATGCCTGACATCGAAAGTCTGCTACAGCGCCTTAGTCCGCAAAGCGGCAAAACGAGCTTCCTTGTATTTAAAAATCAGAAGTACACTACTATTCAAACAGACAATATTGCCTTTTTCTATATACGCAATGATTCTACTTTTTTGATGTGTTTTGACAGGCAGGAATATGCGCTGAGCCAGTCGCTTGATAATATTGCCGCTTCGGTTTCATCAAAGCAGTTTTTTCGGGTTAACCGTCAGTATCTGGTCAACTTCAAAGCAATTAAAGAGGTCGAGCATTATTTTCTGCGCAAACTTTATGTAAAACTCGTAATTGATACGCCTGAAAAGCTGCTGATCAATAAAGAAAAATCGCACAGTTTTTTGAGTTGGATGGAGGAGCGGTAATTGTTAGCAGCTTAATACATCCTTAAAAGATTCTTTTTTGATTTTTTCGTTGAGACCCGGGTTGCCGTTTCTGTTCGTATTGGGGTTGTTCCACACGATCTATGGAATACCTAGTTGGTCTACTAAAAATAATACTTAGATCAGTTTAAACATTAACATACAACATCAAACAGCCACTTACCTAAGATCCCTTTTGATCATGAGCAGTCAGTCAAACCTGGCGTTTCTTGATTTTTCTTCCCCATTTACGGTTATACCAAATGATAAACCCGGTTACCGGCATACTCGCGCCGATCATACATGCCAAGAAGGCTAAAATCTTTGTAGGCAGCCCTAAGATCTGGCCAGTATGTATATCAAAATTCATCCGGAACATTTTTTCACCTGTTGATAAATTAGCATAGGGTTGGTCATGTTGTCCAAGTGGCGGTAATTCCCTGAGCGTTTTTTGATCAAAAAAATGAACAGCCCTGTTGTAGAGCAAAGTTCCATCACCGAAATAAACGGTCGCTTCATAAGCTGCTGATGGTTTATCGGGTATGTTTATGGATATGCTTCCAAACCTACCGTCATGTTTCCGGCTCAACTTGTTCCATATAAAGTCTTCCGGATGGTTAAATTTAGCAATGGTCGCCGTCGTATCCGATCTTGGATCCAGATGTTCTTCATCCAGGGCCTTCCACGTCAATACCTTGTAAGTGCCTTGCTGGAACCACTCAAACGTAAAGAATATCCCGGATAAGGTTAAGGCCAAAACAAACAGCACGGAATAGAAGCCGATCACATTGTGAATGTCTATATTCAGCCGTTTCCATTTCGCCCGCCATTTTACAGTAAACGAGTCTTTAACGATTTTCTTAGTCCACCTTTTGGGATACCACCAAATTAAACCGGTTATAATAGTAATAACAAAAATGATACAAGCGGAACCCACGACCGGGCTTCCAATATTCCTTGGGAGCCATAGAAACCGGTGGCCCGCACGGATAAATATGAAAAAGTTATCAGCCGCACTCTGCTCGCGTTGGTCTTTTAAGATTTCACCTGTATATGGATTTAAATATATTTCCGCCTGTTGCTGTTCCGGCAAGGTAAAATTAAGTGTCACGGAGCGACCTGCCTTCCAGTATTTGATGCTGGTTAGCGTATCGTTGGTGATGTGTTGGGTCTTAAAATAAACTCTTGACCGGGCTAATAGTTCCGACGGGGGCAGGTATGGTTTCTGCTGCGCCTGGACGTACCAGTGCTTTTCAGTAAATCGCCAGACCTCGTATCGCCATACCCAAATGCCACCTGTAAAACAAACGATGAATACAATAATGCCCGATGTTAAACCCAGCCAGAGATGCAGCCATTCGGATACTTTACGAAAGCCGGATTTTTTTTCTTTTGGGGATCTTCTTTTTGTTGCGGTAAGCATAGTTAGGATAAGGGGAGGCAACCCTCCCCTTGTTCGTTAAAATCTGAATGATAAGCTTGCCATTACATTTCTTGGTGCCTGTGAGTTACCGCCAATGTCCCAATATTTCTTCCCGGAGATATTATTAAGCTTAACACCCAGTCTCCACTTGCTTTGATCGTAAAACACGGTACCACTGTAAACGGTATAGGATGGCATATAAAAGGTATTATCAGCTGTAAAGAAGTTCTTGTCAGCATAATTAACCCCAAAACCCAGGCCCAAACCTTTCAACCTGTTTTGCAGGGTATAAGTCGCCCAGAAATTAGCGACGTTTTCAGGAGAGGTCGTGGCTTTATTACCCTCGATAGCAGGGTTAGATGATTTAATGATGCGGTTATCATTATAGGCGTACCCGGCAACCAGGGTTAAGCCGGCAACAGGGTTGCCGATCAGCTCGATGTCAACACCCTTGCTTCTTTGCTTACCATCCTGAACGGTGAAGTTTGCCTCAGTTCGGGTGGCATTGTCGATATCTATATTATAATAGCTCGCGGTCATGCTCAGCTTTTTATCGATCAGTTCGGCTTTCACGCCACCTTCATACTGCTTTGCGTAAACCGGGTCCAAAACCAGCACATTGCCATCCGGCTGAGTTACCGGGGCGAGATTCTGAAAGCCGTTCATGTAATTCCCAAACAGGGAAACCTTATCTTTTACGACCTGGTAGACTAACCCTAATTTGGGAGACAGGGCCGTTTGCTTATAGCCTTCGGTATTACCCACCTTTTTGCGCTCGAACCGTTCCAAGCGCAAACTCAACATGACTGAAAGCCTGTCGGTAAAGCTGATGACGTCAGACGCATAGGCGCTCATCGTTTGCTGGTCTGCGATGGCTGTCGTATAAAGCGGCATGATGGCGTCAACCGCTTTCCGCCTGATCGGTGCAAAAGTGGAAGTCACGTTTATCGTATCAAGCGTAACGACATTGCCACCTGCCCGGCGGCTGCCATCGTAATACCTGTAATTCAATCCACCAAGGAAGTTGTGTTTGATAATCCCTGTTGAAAATTTACCATTAAAGTTTTGCTGCAAATTGGTGAAGTTATTGGATATCGGCCCCCACATACCCACCTGCCTGATGGCACGGGTTGGCGAAAGCCAGTTAGCATAGGATTGATAACTGTAATCTACATCTTCACCAACAAATGAAAACAGGGTCGTTGATTTCCAATTATCGGAGATAACGTATTCTGCCTGCGCGAAAAATTTGGAAGCGGAGGTTTTACCATTATTATCATCGTGGAACATAGATGTCGTATAGTCCAATTGAAGTTCGGCCGGCGTTCTCAACCCCGAAGCGGCGGCATAAGTATTATAGGTACGACGTGTGCCTTTGGCATTAAAAAGTTCCGCGTCAAAATGAAAGGTGAGCTTGTCAGAAGATTTGTAGATAAGGCTCGGAGCGATGGTGTAGGTATTGTTGAAGCCATAGCTTAAAAAACTCGCTTCTTTATTGGCAGCTAAGTTCACCCGGAACAAAACCGTCTTATCTTTATTAAGCGGCGTATTCACATCAGCGGTAAGCCTGTTCAGGTTATAGCTGCCTGCGGTGTAAGACACTTCCACGCTTGTGGTATCAAAAGGCTTTTTAGTCACGAGGTTGACCACACCACCAAATGAGGAGACCGCAGCACCGAATAGGGTTCCTGATGGGCCTTTCAAGACTTCGATCCTTTCTACATTCGAAATATCCAGTGATGAACGACTGGCTGAGGTTTCCATACCATTTCTGGCGTTAACTCCGCTTACAAAACCTCTGAAAGCGATACCGACACCGCCGGCAGGAAAAGTATAAGCGACCGCACCAGGCGTGTTTTGTACAGCGCTGACAATATCGATCGATAACTGCTCTTTTAAAAGCTCCTTGCTGATAACCGTATAAACCTGCGGGTTCTCAAGATTTTTCAAAGGCATACGGGCAATATAATCGCTTCTTTTACTGGCTATCGTTTTTGTTCTGCCCGATGAGATACTTACCTCCTCTAATTGTTGTAAAGTCTCTACCATCACGAAATCCACCTGAGTATTCTGTCCGGCTGCTACAGTGACCTCTTTAGCATCACTTTGCAAACTCAAATACTTGGTCGTGATTTTATGGGTACCGGCGGGAAGGCGCTTGAAGCGAAACTCTCCCCGGTCAGTAGTAGAGGTGGATAACTTTAGTTCGGTTACGGATACGGTAACCCCTTCTAAGGGCTTACCGTCGGCGGTCTTAACTGTCCCGCTTATAGAGGCGGCGTTTTGTGCTTGGGCTGTAAATGTAAGCAGCGTAACGGCTGCAAGAATCATGCTGAATAGCTTAAAAAATAGAGGTCTCTTCATTGTGAATGTAGTTTGAAGCGGCAAATATAATATTATTTAGAATTAAACTAAATAAAGATGAAGTTCGATCTGGTCAAAGGATAAAGGCGGCTTTAGTAAGCACCAGCAGCGTCGGCACCCTGATTACCAATATGCCATAGCAGCATTAGAAGCAATGCTGCCGGGGACCTCAATTATTCGGGTGCACCGATCTTTTATAATAGCGACTAACAAGATAGTTCGTACACGCATGAAGAAATCAATGTCGCAAGCGGCCTGATACGTTTGGTGGTTCTACAGGAAACAGGTCCTACAAACGCTGACTGATACAAGCACCGAGAATTGCAGATAAATGCAGAATGGTTTGAGCCTACGCAGGGTTACCATCAAATCCTTTTATTATATCCCATTCTTACAAAGCATCATGGAAAATATCTAAATATCTCATCTTGGTTACGCCTTGCTCTGAAAATTTAATTTTTGAGTAACTATTTTGGAGTATTCAGGTTTGAACCCTGATGTTGGTTCCGTATCAAACTTCGATCTTTACCTTCATATGAGGCTTCAATTTTACGCCGGCCTATGGCATGATATCTTCAGAATAAGTTCTTTCATATGATGCCAGACATAAGAAAAGCCGATTCCACATTTGATGCCACCACCTTTTATTATTCTATCACGCGTTCCGTTATACTCAGGGAATAAATTCTGTCACTATCGCATCAAAGCAAGGCTCCGGGGAAAGTAACGGTCTGTTGTCAGTAATTTAAAATCGAATTTTTATTATGCGGCTTATAATCACTAAAGAACAGGTCTTGTTTGATTTTCTTAACTTTCCTTTATGCAATGAAAAAATTACCTAGTCTGTTTTCGATAAAGCAGATGGATAGGCTTCCGATCGGACACCAAAGAATGCTTCTGAAATTCAGCAACATATTTGATCAATTCCCTAATCCACTTCGTGCAGCCAGTTGCTGACCATGTATGGTCAGTGCTTTTGCATGGCGGAGTTGCTGTTCACTCCAAAACCGCAGTGCTGCTTGCGTATCCAGATGTTCTTCAAGATTCATAGCTAAAGTGATCGCATCCCGGTAAGCCTTAGCCGTTCCGGAAGCGGTATGAGGCCTGACCAGGCTTGCTGCATCTCCCAAAACTACAACATTGCCCTTGTACATTTGGGCTACGGCCATATCCAGGATCACCTGTACAAATGGCTGCCTTGTTTGCAGCACGCGGTTACGCAATACGGTCGGCAGTTGTTCATAAGCAGTTCGGTTCAGGTCTTCCTGACTTGCCTTACTCAAGTAACCGGCCGGAACTGTAAAATCACGTTTCAGGCCATTTTTACCTGTTAATAAGTGGTCTAATTCCTTCTGTGTTTTATTTTGATACCAAACCCAATTGTATAATCTTTTACCCTCTGTTAATTCGCCATTAGGCCCCGGAACCGGGTAACATAACAGATGTGAGTTTTCATAAGAATAGATAGAAAACTTGTCGCCGAAGAAAGCCACCTCTTCCTTAGTTAATTCACTTTCTGGAATCAGCCCCCGGTAAGCAACGTAGCCGGCATATAGCGGGTGAATGTTGGGGGCTACATATTCTCTCACCACCGAGTTAAAGCCATCGGCACCAATCAGCAAATCGGCAGTTCTTTCCTCGCCGTTTTTAAATATAGCCCTTACGCTGCCATTTTCATCGTTTATCTTATCCAGTTCAAATCCGTTGAAGTAATTAGCCGATGGAAAGAAATCTTTTAGCCTACGCCACAAATAATTCCAGGATGTAAATATAGTATCATTAGGATAGATCAATGCTGTATTACCGTTATCATCTAGTACCTGCCGCTGCGTGGCCGGTACGCCAAATACCTCCCGTGGCGCTATGCCTTTTTCTATCAGGTAATCCATCAGATCGGGCTGAATCACCAACCCGGCACCACGGTCTTTCATATCGCCGGGTGAGCGTTCATAGATGTTTACCTGATTTCCTTTTTCTTGCAATGCAATACCTGCGCATAGTCCGCCGATGGAACCGCCTATTATGATGATATTCACGCTATTAATTATTTAGATATAGATTTGCCTGTAACCACATTTACAATTGCTGCAACTGCTAACAGCGCTATAAAAGAGGTTGACCAGCACCAGCCGCCTGCATTATAAAGCTGTATGGCGATAAAGGACCCCAAAGCGCCGCCGATGAAATAACTCGTCATGTAAACGGTATTAATGCGGCTATTAGCCAGATGATCCAGTGTATAGATAACGGCTATGTTGGTAACCTGGGTAGCCTGAACGCCGATATCCAGCAGGATAACGGTGATCCAGATAGCGGCAATAGCACCGGGAAATAGTATTAACACGAGGATACTTACTAATGTTAAGCCAGTGGCAAATAGTAAAGACCTGCGAGGTGTACCCTTGTCTGCCAGTTTACCAAATACGGGCGCTATCAAAGCCCCTGCTGCAGCAAGTAATCCAAACAAGCCGATATGCGATGCAGAATAATTAAACGGCGCATCACTCAGATAAAAAGTAAGGGTTACCCAAAAAGCACTGAGTGTACCAAAAGCAAGCATGCCGGTTAAAGCACTACGGCGCAGCAGCGAAAATCTGCATAACTGGGCTACTGTTGATTTAAGCAGGCCACCGTAAGTCCCGGTAAAACGTTCGTTTGTTGATGGGAAATCAACCTGCATTAGTATGGCGGTACAAAATACCATAGCAGCCGATATCAGGTATACATACTGCCAGCCCAACCATCCGGTAATAAAACCGCTGTAAACCCGGGCCACCAAAATGCCTATCAATATACCTGTAAATATTTGCCCAACTATTTTGCCCCGGTTCTCTTTAACCAGGCTGGCGGCCATAGGTAGTATAACCTGCGCCACAACCGAAAATACACCTATCAAAAGGCTTCCGGCGTACAGGATAGTAAGTGTTGGCGAATAGGCAACCAGCAATAAGGAAAGGATCAAACCTGTTTGGAGATAAA
This Mucilaginibacter defluvii DNA region includes the following protein-coding sequences:
- a CDS encoding FAD-dependent monooxygenase; amino-acid sequence: MNIIIIGGSIGGLCAGIALQEKGNQVNIYERSPGDMKDRGAGLVIQPDLMDYLIEKGIAPREVFGVPATQRQVLDDNGNTALIYPNDTIFTSWNYLWRRLKDFFPSANYFNGFELDKINDENGSVRAIFKNGEERTADLLIGADGFNSVVREYVAPNIHPLYAGYVAYRGLIPESELTKEEVAFFGDKFSIYSYENSHLLCYPVPGPNGELTEGKRLYNWVWYQNKTQKELDHLLTGKNGLKRDFTVPAGYLSKASQEDLNRTAYEQLPTVLRNRVLQTRQPFVQVILDMAVAQMYKGNVVVLGDAASLVRPHTASGTAKAYRDAITLAMNLEEHLDTQAALRFWSEQQLRHAKALTIHGQQLAARSGLGN
- a CDS encoding MFS transporter; this encodes MKYLTRTQILIMAATAGIAVANVYYSQPILHAIAQKFHITAEKAGTISVLSQVGYGLGLFFLTPIGDMIERKKLILYLQTGLILSLLLVAYSPTLTILYAGSLLIGVFSVVAQVILPMAASLVKENRGKIVGQIFTGILIGILVARVYSGFITGWLGWQYVYLISAAMVFCTAILMQVDFPSTNERFTGTYGGLLKSTVAQLCRFSLLRRSALTGMLAFGTLSAFWVTLTFYLSDAPFNYSASHIGLFGLLAAAGALIAPVFGKLADKGTPRRSLLFATGLTLVSILVLILFPGAIAAIWITVILLDIGVQATQVTNIAVIYTLDHLANSRINTVYMTSYFIGGALGSFIAIQLYNAGGWCWSTSFIALLAVAAIVNVVTGKSISK